Part of the Pseudobdellovibrionaceae bacterium genome is shown below.
AGTCCTTTGCTATTCACAAAGAAATTCAATTTTCTATAAAAGAGTTTAGAACCATTCATGATGAGGAAGAAATTGGTGCGGCCATTACTATCACTTATCAGACATATCATGGACAAAAAAATCAATTTGAAATAGATATCGTTTATACATTGCCAACAGATTTGGTCAAAATAAAATCGACTGTTAGTGATAGAAGTTTAACTTCGGCAAGTATAGAAAATATTATTGCTGATAAAGTCAATGCGGCCCACAGATTCGCGGGTGGCAACACCCGCATGAAAGATTTTGATGATTTGTGGAGAATTTCAAAATCAGATATTAGAATTAATAAAAGTAAGGTCAATAGGCTTTTCAAAAAAAGAGTGATTCCTTTCTCATTGGAGGGAACTTGGGTAGAAAATTTAAATCATGCCTGGAAAGGACATGTGAAAAGGTACAAAGACTTGCCAAGTGACATTTTAGTAATATTCGAAGATATCAATTCTTGGCTAAAAGGCTTAAAGAAATGAAGGTTGGGCAGCGATTGCAAAGCGATAAGAAACGCCAACGACAAGGACGTGATTACTGGTCTAGGCCTTTGGCGAATTGAATCGCTTTTGTGAACAGAAAATCGCCGCCGCACGTCAGGTGTCTTGCCCAATAGACCCATGCCACAGCAAAACCCTTAAACTCCACTTCAATGACCTTCGTCTTGTTTATGTTTTTGTTGTATAATCCGATAAGTGAGCACAGAGGTCATCAGAGAATGGACAGTCGGTACCTTAAAAATTTAGAATTGCGACGATTGGTTGAGAAAATCGAAACCGCTTCGTCTATTCTTCTCACCACCCACAAACAGTGTGACGGTGATGGTTTAGGTGCCATGCTCGGGCTCTATCATGCCCTTAGAAAGTTAGATAAGAAGGTTCGGGTTATCACGGTTGACGGAGTTCCGGCTAAATATCGATTTCTGCAACCGGAACTGCACTTACAAAATTTTGACAAACCTCACGACCCCATTGAACCCACAGACCTTTGCCTTATCTTCGACACAAATGACAGGCGCCTTGTGGATCCCTTATTTTTCGAGCTTGAGAAACAATGCAAGCAGATTGCCTTCGTCGACCATCACCCAGTTTTAAATAAAGGCCCTGAACCCACTCCTGGATCGTACATAGATACATCAGCCGCAAGCACCGGCGAAATCGCCTTTTTTATAATAAAAGCCTTAGGCATTCGAATGGATCAAATGATTGCCCGCGCCCTCTACACGAGCATCGCCTTTGACACGCAAATATTTAGGTATGTTAAAAACTCTCCCTCGAGCCATTTGATTGCAGCAGAACTGCTTGAACATGAGAAAAATGCTTATTCGGTACATCGATTTTTATTTGCGACTTACACACAAGAAAAAATCGCCTTTCTTGGTAAAGTGCTCAGCGAAGTGGAGTACTTTGCCGAGGGTCAAGTGGCTGTGGTCAAAGTGAGCCTCTCTGACTTGAAAGATCATGACTTAGATATGGATGATTCTCGTGACGTTATTGATATGATTATGAACATCAACGCCTTGCAAGTGGCGGCCTTATTTCGTGAAGATGCCCCGAATGAGTACAAACTCAGCTTACGCAGTAAAGGCAGCATTGAAGTTTTAGGCATTGCTGAAAGCTTTGGCGGTGGTGGTCATATGTTTGCTTCTGGAGCTCCCCTACAGGGACAATATGAAGACTTAAAACTGAAGCTTGTGAACCAATTTTTAAAACGTCTTAACGGTACCACCAAAGCTAAAAGCTAAGTATGAACCGCTCAGGCCATAACAACAAAAAAGACCCCATTATTTGCTCCTGCAACTTTGTGAAGCAATCCACCATAGAAAAAGCTATCACTGAAGGATGTGACACTTTAAATAAAATTTATGATGAGACCGCAGCCGGTATCGGACCTTGCGGCGGCAGTTGCCGAGTCATGCTTCAGTACATGCTCGACACCTTTAAAACCACAGGCCAGTTTCCCGAAAATCCTCGAATCAAGCGGAGGCGAAAACCACCACCCCGCAGAGGTTAACTCGAAACACGGCCCCCGTCAGTATGGCCCGAATTCACATGAATTGTTTTTCGCAATCGGAACCAAGTTTCCATCTGAATCCCGCCTATTAAAACGGCAACACAGTTACCCTTTTGATTTGGAGCAAAAATAAAAATTTCGTACACGCGAACTATCTACGGGTATCGGAATTCGGTCACTTTTGACTAATCAGCCCAACTTTTCTGTTGGGAGGCCCAACTTGTGCAGGGGCGGCCACCGCCATCGTCGTACTGTTCTGAAGTACACACTCGAAACTTCGCACCATACAAGGAAATATCAAGGTAGGCGGTTCCAACTCCCGCGCTGGCAACTCCTACATTTTGGGGAAAATAACCGCTTTCACCTTTTTTAAACTTGTGTTGCCCACAAGTGGCCAAATAAATGTTTGGAATAGGACTGCAACCTGAATACTTGGGCCATCCATTTTCAACAATCGCAAAATACTTAAAAGATCCTGACTCAAACGTGATTGACCTCCCATTGAGGTAACTCGGGTAGGGTCCCGCACCTGGCGCGAGCCCTTGTTGGTCTGGTTTAGTGTCACCAGGCTTGGTACGGGTCGATGTGCAAATGGGCTCACCACTGGCCGTGTAACCTTCAAGCGTCTCATTTTTCTTACAAGTTGGCAGGACAGAAAATAGCGGAGCGCAAAGACTCTGCCCCTTGGCGTCTATTCCCGTCATGATCTGCCCCTGTGGGCATTGGCCTGCTGCTGATTTGGTAGGCAGGGTGCATGACTTTTCGCTACCATCCCACTTGCCTCCTAAGGCCAAACACGTTTGTCGCATAGCTGAGTTGATAGTTTTAGAAAGCGAACATTTGTTTTTGATAGGGTCATAATCCCCGCCGAGAGAGCGGCAGGTCTCCTTCACCTGGCTTGGCAAGTCGCAAGTTTGTGTGGCATCGTTGAATCGCCCACCTGCAGCTTCACAACTGGTTTTGACGTCATTCGGCAGTTGGCATTTACCTGAGGCATCGTCAAAGGTACCGCCAATGGCGACACAGCTAGCATCAAGGGATAGTCCTGTGCCGGGCTTGTGAATTTCAAAATCATAACGGCTAATGTTAAAAGGCACTTTATTGGAACTCATTTCATATTCAAAGTTCACCTGAACTTTTACAGCTGGACGCTTACACGAAGCTTGATCACAACCACCCAAATCCGTATCGGGCAACCAAGTCACTTTGACGCCAATAGGACATTTGTCACTAACACCAAACTCGGAGCATGATTCACCAGTTCGGGTGAACCCTTTTTTGGCGTCAGTGAAATCAAATTTAACATTTCCTTTAGCGTCTTTGACCTGCAACAGTTTGACTTTTTTGGCATCGCCACCTGCTTCGACGAGCGATTTACAATTAAAGTCGCCAGATAAATCTGTCAGGCAGGTGCCATCTATGGATTGATACCAGGACTCTTCGGCAGTGAGGTAAGAGCGAATGCTGTCACTGATGTTCTGCACTGTCATTCTAAGTTCAACGACATTTTGAGAC
Proteins encoded:
- a CDS encoding nucleotidyl transferase AbiEii/AbiGii toxin family protein, with the protein product MDETSLLSQFEKWKKEHDQHGRMAFSRFIMLTFLDGLEKVSDDFIFKGGNLLWHYIQTPRATVDLDLSTITLKSHLEIKQCLEQSFAIHKEIQFSIKEFRTIHDEEEIGAAITITYQTYHGQKNQFEIDIVYTLPTDLVKIKSTVSDRSLTSASIENIIADKVNAAHRFAGGNTRMKDFDDLWRISKSDIRINKSKVNRLFKKRVIPFSLEGTWVENLNHAWKGHVKRYKDLPSDILVIFEDINSWLKGLKK
- a CDS encoding bifunctional oligoribonuclease/PAP phosphatase NrnA yields the protein MDSRYLKNLELRRLVEKIETASSILLTTHKQCDGDGLGAMLGLYHALRKLDKKVRVITVDGVPAKYRFLQPELHLQNFDKPHDPIEPTDLCLIFDTNDRRLVDPLFFELEKQCKQIAFVDHHPVLNKGPEPTPGSYIDTSAASTGEIAFFIIKALGIRMDQMIARALYTSIAFDTQIFRYVKNSPSSHLIAAELLEHEKNAYSVHRFLFATYTQEKIAFLGKVLSEVEYFAEGQVAVVKVSLSDLKDHDLDMDDSRDVIDMIMNINALQVAALFREDAPNEYKLSLRSKGSIEVLGIAESFGGGGHMFASGAPLQGQYEDLKLKLVNQFLKRLNGTTKAKS
- a CDS encoding (2Fe-2S)-binding protein; translated protein: MNRSGHNNKKDPIICSCNFVKQSTIEKAITEGCDTLNKIYDETAAGIGPCGGSCRVMLQYMLDTFKTTGQFPENPRIKRRRKPPPRRG
- a CDS encoding type II secretion system protein, producing MKHINHRGMTIVEVLVAVGILGIVVAGTAGMMTQMLKSQNVVELRMTVQNISDSIRSYLTAEESWYQSIDGTCLTDLSGDFNCKSLVEAGGDAKKVKLLQVKDAKGNVKFDFTDAKKGFTRTGESCSEFGVSDKCPIGVKVTWLPDTDLGGCDQASCKRPAVKVQVNFEYEMSSNKVPFNISRYDFEIHKPGTGLSLDASCVAIGGTFDDASGKCQLPNDVKTSCEAAGGRFNDATQTCDLPSQVKETCRSLGGDYDPIKNKCSLSKTINSAMRQTCLALGGKWDGSEKSCTLPTKSAAGQCPQGQIMTGIDAKGQSLCAPLFSVLPTCKKNETLEGYTASGEPICTSTRTKPGDTKPDQQGLAPGAGPYPSYLNGRSITFESGSFKYFAIVENGWPKYSGCSPIPNIYLATCGQHKFKKGESGYFPQNVGVASAGVGTAYLDISLYGAKFRVCTSEQYDDGGGRPCTSWASQQKSWAD